From Cucumis melo cultivar AY chromosome 1, USDA_Cmelo_AY_1.0, whole genome shotgun sequence, a single genomic window includes:
- the LOC103500627 gene encoding calcium-transporting ATPase 9, plasma membrane-type — MTSRDSSSSGNGLLPLTVSTSGRHHDVEGGLSSGKSIDEEEEEAVSDPFDIDNTKNVPLEILKRWRQAALVLNASRRFRYTLDLKKEEEKEQRRRMIRAHAQVIRAALLFKLAGEQQIGSSASPPLSSSDYSISLEQLASLTRDQNLTSLQQHGGVKGLSNLLKTSTEKGISGDETDLLKRRNAFGSNTYPRKKGRSFLRFLWEAWQDLTLIILIIAAVASLALGIKTEGLEEGWYDGGSIAFAVFLVIMVTAVSDYRQSLQFQNLNEEKQNIQVEILRDGRTLKVSIFDLVVGDVVPLKIGDQIPADGILITGHSLAIDESSMTGESKIVRKDQKAPFLMSGCKVADGVGTMMVTAVGINTEWGLLMASISEDTGEETPLQVRLNGVATFIGIVGLAVAVSVLAVLLGRYFTGTTHDANGNPQFRHGHTSLGDAVNGVIKIVTVAVTIVVVAVPEGLPLAVTLTLAYSMRKMMADKALVRRLSACETMGSATTICSDKTGTLTLNQMTVVEACVGRKMINPPDDPLQLNSLVLTLLHEGVALNSTGNVFVAKDGGGIEVSGSPTEKAILSWAVKLGMKFDDIKSESKVLHVVPFNSEKKRGGVAIKRANSEVCIHWKGAAEMVLSSCTKFMDLNGEVHSIEGNEDYFKAAISDMAARSLRCVAIAYRSYQLEKIPIDEQRLDQWDLPADDLVLLSIVGIKDPCRDGVKEAVKVCTDAGVKVRMVTGDNIQTAKAIAVECGILNANEDASEPTVIEGKTFRALSEKEREQVAQKITVMGRSSPNDKLLLVQALRKGGDVVAVTGDGTNDAPALHEADIGLSMGIQGTEVAKESSDIVILDDNFASVVKVVRWGRSVYANIQKFIQFQLTVNVAALVINVVAAVSSGDVPLNTVQLLWVNLIMDTLGALALATEPPTDHLMHRSPVGRREPLITNIMWRNLIVQALYQVAVLLVLNFYAIDILQLNKDSKEHAFSVKNTVIFNAFVLCQIFNEFNARKPDEMNVFSGVTKNYLFMGIVGTTFVLQVLIVEFAGKFTSTVKLDGKQWLICFAVALVSWPLAVVGKLIPVPETPLAKYFTKPVQRCRRSRAA, encoded by the exons ATGACGTCTCGTGATTCCTCCAGTTCCGGCAATGGCCTATTACCTCTTACTGTTTCCACGTCCGGCCGACATCACGATGTTGAGGGTGGACTCTCCTCCGGCAAAAGCATTGacgaggaggaagaagaggcTGTATCGGATCCCTTCGACATTGACAACACCAAAAATGTCCCTCTCGAGATACTCAAGCGATGGAGG CAAGCTGCATTGGTGCTTAATGCCTCTCGGAGATTTCGATATACTTTGGACTTAAAAAAGGAGGAAGAGAAAGAACAAAGGAGACGGATGATTAGAGCCCATGCACAAGTGATAAGG GCAGCGCTGCTTTTCAAATTGGCTGGGGAACAACAAATTG GTTCATCAGCATCACCTCCATTGTCAAGTAGTGACTATTCCATTAGTTTAGAACAACTTGCTTCATTGACTCGTGATCAAAACTTGACTTCTTTACAACAGCATGGAGGA GTTAAAGGCTTATCAAATTTGTTGAAAACAAGTACCGAGAAAGGAATATCAGGAGATGAAACTGATTTGCTGAAAAGAAGAAACGCATTTGGATCAAATACGTATCCGCGTAAAAAAGGACGGAGCTTCTTG AGATTTCTTTGGGAAGCTTGGCAAGATTTAACCCTAATCATCTTGATTATAGCTGCAGTGGCATCATTGGCTTTGGGTATTAAAACAGAG GGTTTAGAGGAAGGATGGTATGATGGAGGAAGTATTGCCTTTGCTGTGTTTCTTGTCATAATGGTAACAG CGGTTAGTGATTATCGACAGTCTCTTCAGTTTCAGAACTTAAATGAGGAAAAGCAAAACATACAAGTAGAG ATCTTGAGGGATGGTAGAACTTTAAAGGTCTCAATATTTGACCTTGTTGTTGGGGATGTTGTACCTCTTAAAATTGGAGACCAG ATCCCTGCTGATGGAATATTGATCACCGGCCATTCACTTGCCATAGATGAATCTAGCATGACAGGAGAAAGCAAGATT GTTCGCAAGGATCAGAAGGCACCCTTTTTGATGTCTGGTTGTAAGGTTGCAGATGGAGTTGGTACCATGATG GTAACTGCCGTTGGAATCAATACTGAATGGGGATTGTTGATGGCAAGTATCTCAGAGGATACTGGGGAAGAAACTCCCTTGCAG GTCCGGTTGAATGGAGTTGCAACTTTCATTGGCATAGTTGGGCTTGCAGTTGCAGTTTCTGTGCTAGCCGTCCTTTTGGGCAG GTACTTCACGGGAACTACACACGATGCAAACGGGAACCCTCAATTTCGGCATGGCCATACGAGTCTAGGTGATGCTGTTAATGGAGTTATTAAAATCGTTACTGTTGCT GTTACTATTGTGGTTGTTGCAGTACCCGAAGGCCTACCTTTGGCTGTCACCCTAAC ACTAGCGTACTCCATGAGGAAAATGATGGCTGATAAAGCACTG GTTCGTAGGCTGTCTGCTTGTGAAACCATGGGCTCTGCAACAACAATATGCAGTGATAAGACTGGAACATTGACTTTAAATCAG ATGACTGTGGTCGAGGCATGCGTTGGAAGGAAAATGATCAATCCCCCAGATGATCCATTGCAGTTGAATTCATTAGTACTCACTCTGCTACACGAGGGTGTTGCTCTGAACAGCACGGGCAATGTTTTTGTGGCTAAG GATGGTGGAGGTATAGAGGTCTCGGGATCTCCTACAGAAAAGGCTATTTTATCGTGGGCTGTAAAG CTGGGAATGAAGTTTGATGATATTAAATCAGAGTCCAAAGTTCTCCATGTTGTCCCTTTCAATTCAGAAAAGAAGCGAGGCGGTGTTGCAATAAAGCGG GCCAACTCAGAAGTTTGCATACACTGGAAAGGAGCGGCAGAGATGGTGTTATCTTCGTGTACAAAGTTTATGGACTTGAATGGTGAAGTGCACTCAATAGAGGGCAATGAG GATTATTTCAAGGCAGCTATTAGTGACATGGCTGCAAGAAGTTTGCGTTGTGTTGCCATTGCATATAGATCATATCAATTGGAGAAGATTCCAATAGATGAACAACGTTTGGATCAATGGGATTTGCCTGCCGATGATCTTGTTTTGCTTTCCATTGTTGGTATAAAG GATCCTTGTCGCGATGGTGTTAAAGAGGCTGTTAAAGTGTGCACAGATGCGGGTGTCAAG gtGCGCATGGTCACCGGAGACAATATACAGACTGCAAAAGCTATAGCAGTTGAATGTGGAATACTAAACGCAAATGAGGATGCTTCTGAGCCTACAGTAATTGAAGGAAAAACATTCCGTGCATTGTCGGAGAAGGAAAGAGAACAAGTTGCTCAAAAAATAACG GTGATGGGGAGGTCTTCGCCTAATGACAAGCTGTTGCTTGTTCAAGCATTAAGAAAGGGAGGGGACGTTGTTGCTGTGACTGGAGATGGGACTAATGATGCCCCTGCACTCCACGAG GCAGATATCGGTCTTTCTATGGGCATTCAAGGTACTGAAGTTGCTAAAGAGAGTTCTGATATTGTTATCTTGGACGACAACTTTGCTTCAGTTGTAAAG GTTGTCAGGTGGGGGCGTTCTGTGTATGCGAACATTCAGAAATTCATCCAGTTTCAGCTCACTGTAAATGTTGCTGCTCTTGTGATCAATGTCGTTGCAGCTGTGTCTTCTGGTGATGTTCCTCTGAATACCGTGCAG CTTCTCTGGGTTAACCTGATCATGGATACACTTGGTGCTCTAGCATTAGCCACAGAACCACCAACTGACCACCTGATGCATCGGTCGCCTGTTGGGCGTAG GGAACCCCTTATAACGAACATTATGTGGAGGAATTTGATTGTGCAG GCTTTGTATCAAGTTGCTGTACTTCTTGTTCTCAACTTCTATGCTATTGATATTCTTCAATTGAATAAAGATAGCAAGGAGCATGCCTTTAGTGTGAAGAATACAGTGATTTTCAATGCATTTGTCCTCTGCCAA ATATTCAATGAATTTAATGCTCGAAAACCAGATGAAATGAATGTGTTCAGCGGAGTGACGAAAAATTATCTCTTTATGGGAATAGTCGGAACAACGTTCGTGCTTCAG GTTCTCATCGTCGAATTTGCTGGAAAATTTACTTCAACAGTAAAACTTGATGGGAAACAATGGCTTATATGCTTTGCTGTCGCCCTTGTCAG CTGGCCGCTGGCGGTTGTTGGCAAACTGATTCCGGTTCCGGAGACCCCATTGGCTAAATACTTCACAAAGCCAGTTCAACGATGCCGAAGGTCACGTGCTGCTTAA
- the LOC103500629 gene encoding exocyst complex component EXO70B1 has product MDEMEATGKLVAARQLLKTGLERSRDIESKLANAGPRLRDKAQRLASLEAKLVKIQKCNSFGVGDQIDHAIGLATALLNVFNTVSELQKSLTADSCSQLSSYLSVMKRFEEALEFISDNCSLTTQWLDGIVRFVEDNRIVDDQRLLNVKNSLAILCELQTVENDARIDGGPIDFALNKLEFEFRRLLRDHSVPLRLAPPLLASENQGFIGFSLLPEFVVQKLQLILTRLKANDRIENCISIYIEVRSSNAELSLRTLGLDYLETSVDDLSNMRSIEDHINKWSKHLELAVKQVYEPECKLCNDIFEKIESEVRTRYFAKIASQSGFISLLRFGRKVTQTKKDPIKLLNLLDVFLVLDNLRTDINKLFGGKACTEIQAATRDLVKRVVNGICEVFSELPIQVELQRQSCPPADGGIPSLVSFVTDYCNKLLGNHYKPILNQILIIHQSWGQETCEENLLENQIYLIIKELALNLDAWAKAYQDMSKSYYFMMNNHCHFSNLKGSKLGEMMGDEWLNAHNQYKEYYAVLYLKESWGELLSLLNQKGELQFEGEKWEDTDLLKKRVKKFSQAFEQTCRRQSKWVISDEGLRERICLLLVQTIVPVYLKNFEALIEQDRGAAKYLKYTAESMGSVISSMFRPPTLSVQIRSNGHTHSRFITKIKSLVTNQFRASVTAS; this is encoded by the coding sequence ATGGATGAGATGGAAGCCACTGGAAAGCTTGTTGCAGCTAGACAGCTCTTGAAAACTGGCCTCGAAAGATCGAGAGACATCGAATCTAAATTGGCCAATGCTGGACCAAGATTGAGAGACAAGGCTCAAAGACTCGCAAGTTTGGAAGCTAAGCTTGTTAAGATTCAGAAGTGTAACTCTTTTGGTGTTGGAGACCAGATAGATCATGCCATTGGACTTGCGACCGCGCTTCTTAATGTTTTCAACACTGTTTCTGAACTTCAGAAGTCACTCACGGCAGATTCTTGTTCTCAACTCTCCAGTTACCTTTCTGTTATGAAACGGTTTGAAGAAGCACTTGAATTTATTTCTGATAATTGCAGCCTTACAACTCAGTGGTTGGATGGAATTGTTCGATTTGTTGAAGACAACAGAATAGTCGATGATCAACGTCTTCTCAATGTCAAAAACTCGTTGGCAATTCTTTGTGAGTTGCAGACAGTTGAGAACGATGCTCGTATTGATGGAGGGCCTATCGATTTTGCATTGAACAAGCTTGAATTTGAGTTCAGGAGGTTATTAAGAGACCATAGTGTTCCTCTTCGTCTGGCTCCACCCTTATTGGCCAGTGAAAACCAAGGCTTCATTGGTTTCTCACTATTGCCAGAATTTGTAGTTCAAAAACTACAATTAATTCTAACTAGACTGAAAGCCAACGATCGAATTGAAAACTGTATATCGATATATATCGAAGTTCGAAGTTCAAATGCTGAACTTAGTTTAAGAACTCTTGGTTTGGATTATCTTGAAACATCGGTTGATGACTTGAGCAACATGCGGAGCATTGAAGATCATATCAACAAATGGAGCAAGCATCTTGAGCTTGCTGTGAAGCAAGTATATGAACCTGAATGTAAACTCTGCAACGACATATTCGAGAAGATCGAATCTGAAGTCAGGACTAGATATTTCGCTAAGATTGCATCACAGTCGGGATTTATCTCCCTTCTCCGATTTGGGAGGAAAGTCACCCAAACAAAGAAGGACCCCATCAAGCTCTTAAAcctacttgacgtttttttggTTCTAGACAACTTAAGGACAGACATTAACAAGTTGTTTGGTGGGAAAGCTTGCACAGAGATTCAAGCTGCAACAAGGGATCTCGTAAAACGAGTTGTAAACGGCATATGTGAGGTTTTCTCTGAACTTCCAATACAAGTTGAGTTGCAAAGACAGAGTTGTCCTCCAGCAGACGGTGGCATTCCAAGCTTGGTAAGCTTTGTCACAGATTACTGCAACAAGCTACTTGGGAACCATTACAAACCAATCCTAAACCAGATTTTAATCATCCATCAAAGCTGGGGGCAAGAGACATGTGAAGAAAACCTTCTAGAGAATCAAATTTATCTAATCATAAAAGAACTTGCTTTAAATCTAGATGCATGGGCAAAAGCCTACCAAGATATGTCAAAGTCCTACtacttcatgatgaacaacCACTGCCATTTTAGCAATCTAAAAGGCTCAAAACTGGGTGAAATGATGGGAGATGAATGGTTAAACGCACACAACCAATACAAGGAATATTATGCAGTACTTTACCTGAAAGAAAGCTGGGGAGAGCTTCTCAGCCTTCTAAATCAAAAGGGTGAGCTTCAATTTGAAGGCGAAAAATGGGAGGATACCGATCTGTTGAAGAAGAGGGTAAAAAAGTTCTCTCAGGCATTTGAACAAACATGTAGAAGGCAATCGAAATGGGTAATTTCAGATGAGGGTTTGAGAGAGAGAATTTGCCTACTTTTAGTGCAGACGATTGTGCCAGTTTATCTGAAGAATTTCGAAGCTTTGATCGAACAAGATCGAGGCGCAGCTAAGTATTTGAAATATACTGCAGAGAGTATGGGGAGTGTGATCAGCTCCATGTTTCGGCCCCCAACGTTGAGTGTGCAAATCAGAAGCAACGGTCACACCCATTCTCGCTTCATTACCAAAATCAAGAGCCTTGTCACTAATCAGTTTCGCGCGTCCGTTACTGCTTCGTGA
- the LOC103500630 gene encoding uncharacterized protein LOC103500630: MKAMAATSSRPVQISPWTCCSSFPRQINTFNTQHRRLSFTNFKGLGIGWYSCGVCVRSPGCVVAAVAGRKEREEASSVWDEKPYELLPNGRIQYIDELDVASFLDPPKELIPLDPASYNPAAYLWKKIEAIPEERRHRLLHLLTPRCISRAWGIAGSRYEDPKLVKKMASSLLQNEDGMVLEYYNCLKSGGQIPIGWINRFKKAIFSCKDGKIYGRIINMPLLAGFANSFSPLYFEVKQLKEVMSTEHPCDLAFDFGDGLFDIHEYPEGFPVPAKHLYPFNDQVVVYVRYLGPGVLVGQAWQEGKALEQVPQKLCGEILMIKDYNQ, translated from the exons ATGAAGGCAATGGCAGCAACTTCTAGCCGTCCCGTTCAGATTTCCCCATGGACTTGCTGTTCCTCATTTCCCCGCCAAATCAACACTTTCAACACACAGCACCGGCGTCTTAGCTTTACGAACTTCAAAG GGCTAGGAATCGGTTGGTATAGTTGTGGAGTTTGTGTACGGTCACCTGGTTGCGTGGTTGCTGCTGTAGCGGGACGGAAGGAGAGGGAGGAAGCATCTTCTGTGTGGGATGAGAAGCCTTACGAATTGCTTCCAAACGGAAGGATACAGTACATAGATGAACTAGATGTAGCATCCTTTCTAGATCCGCCTAAAGAGCTTATACCATTAGACCCTGCTTCCTATAATCCCGCTGCGTATCTTTG GAAAAAGATTGAGGCTATTCCGGAGGAACGACGACATAGACTTTTGCACCTCCTAACCCCTAG GTGTATATCAAGGGCCTGGGGAATTGCTGGCTCGAGATATGAGGATCCAAAGTTAGTTAAAAAAATGGCATCTAGTTTGCTGCAAAATGAAGATGGCATGGTGCTTGAATATTATAACTGCCTGAAAAGTGGAG GACAAATACCTATTGGTTGGATTAATCGTTTCAAGAAG GCAATCTTTTCTTGCAAGGATGGAAAGATATATGGGCGGATTATTA ACATGCCCTTACTAGCTGGATTTGCAAATTCCTTTAGTCCATTGTACTTTGAGGTGAAACAGCTTAAGGAAGTGATGTCAACTGAACATCCTTGTGACTTGGCCTTTGATTTTGGTGATGGGCTGTTCGATATTCATGAATACCCTGAAGGCTTTCCGGTGCCAG CCAAGCATCTATATCCTTTCAATGATCAAGTTGTCGTATATGTTCGATATTTGGGACCTGGAGTGTTAGTTGGACAGGCATGGCAAGAAGGAAAAGCTCTGGAGCAGGTGCCGCAGAAATTATGTGGTGAAATATTGATGATCAAAGATTACAATCAATAA
- the LOC103500626 gene encoding 60S ribosomal protein L7-4 codes for MGQEAKAIVPESVLKKAKRNEEWSLASKQELEAAKKKRAETRKLIYNRAKSYSKEYEEQEKELIRLKREARLKGGFYVDPEAKLLFIIRIRGINAIDPKTRKILQLLRLRQIFNGVFLKVNKATLNMLHRVEPYVTYGYPNLKSVKELIYKRGFGKLNKQRTALTDNSIVEQALGKHGILSVEDLIHEIMTVGPHFKEANNFLWPFKLKAPLGGLKKKRNHYVEGGDAGNRENYINELIRRMN; via the exons ATGGGCCAAGAAGCGAAGGCCATAGTTCCAGAGTCGGTCTTGAAAAAAGCAAAGAGAAATGAAGAGTGGTCTTTGGCCAGTAAGCAAGAACTTGAGGCAGCAAAGAAGAAGAGAGCCGAGACTAGGAAACTGATTTACAACCGTGCTAAATCGTACTCAAAGGAATATGAGGAGCAG GAAAAAGAGCTCATTAGGCTGAAGCGTGAAGCAAGGTTGAAGGGAGGATTTTACGTTGACCCTGAGGCAAAGCTTTTGTTCATTATTCGTATCCGTGG TATCAATGCCATTGACCCTAAGACGAGAAAGATTTTGCAGCTTTTGAGACTGAGACAG ATATTCAATGGTGTATTTCTGAAAGTCAACAAAGCAACACTGAATATGCTTCACAGGGTTGAGCCTTACGTGACTTATGG TTATCCCAATCTCAAGAGTGTGAAAGAACTCATCTACAAGAGAGGCTTTGGGAAACTAAACAAGCAGAGAACTGCTTTGACAGACAACTCAATCGTCGAACAG GCCCTAGGTAAACATGGAATTTTGAGCGTTGAAGATCTTATTCACGAGATCATGACGGTTGGACCTCATTTTAAAGAGGCAAACAACTTCTTGTGGCCTTTCAAGCTCAAGGCGCCATTGGGTggtttgaagaagaagaggaacCACTATGTTGAAGGAGGAGATGCTGGAAATCGTGAAAATTATATCAATGAGCTTATCAGAAGAATGaactaa
- the LOC103500628 gene encoding protein MANNAN SYNTHESIS-RELATED 2-like translates to MGVDLRQVLAGILTLTMFVMLGHMIKRDHFDSVQEKFPGPTKDATKVTTMRSIHKKSDVQLKNDVLELKQCWSKPESDEGQESKGYVTFSLTDGPEYHVSQIADAVVVARYLGATLVVPDIRGKELGDKWNFEDIYDVEKFIGSLEGVVKVVKQLPSDISPKKISAVKVPNRVTADYISEHVEKVFKRSGNIRLATYFPSVNMKKSSTSSDGVSVPCLAMFGTLELQPEISEVIESMMERLKTLSRKSNGQFIAVDLRIEMLGENGCQEASGSKSCYTAQDIALFLKKIGFDKDATIYLTQPRWENSLDDLKDLFPKTYTKESIMPADQKAKFLNSKSSEYEKVIDFYLCSQSDVFVPAISGLFYSNVAGKRIALGKNQILVPATIREPTASASNFISSYITKKNHLAYSCFC, encoded by the exons ATGGGGGTGGATCTGAGACAAGTTTTGGCCGGCATACTCACTCTCACTATGTTCGTCATGCTTGGCCATATGATCAAGCGAGACCACTTTGATTCCGTTCAA GAAAAATTTCCAGGGCCAACTAAGGATGCTACAAAAGTAACAACAATGCGCAGCATCCACAAAAAAAGTGACGTTCAGTTGAAAAATGATGTGCTAGAGCTAAAACAATGTTGGAGTAAACCCGAATCTG ATGAGGGGCAGGAATCAAAGGGGTATGTCACTTTTTCATTGACTGATGGTCCTGAATACCATGTCTCGCAG ATTGCTGATGCCGTAGTTGTGGCTAGATATCTAGGTGCGACTCTTGTTGTCCCAGATATCAGAGGGAAAGAGCTGGGAGATAAATG GAACTTTGAGGATATTTATGATGTCGAGAAGTTCATTGGAAGCCTGGAAGGAGTTGTGAAAGTAGTAAAACAACTGCCATCTGACATCTCTCCAAAAAAGATTTCGGCTGTTAAAGTACCAAACCGAGTTACAGCAGATTACATTTCGGAACATGTTGAGAAGGTTTTTAAAAGAAGTGGCAACATAAGACTCGCAACTTACTTCCCTTCAGTAAATATGAAAAAATCATCCACATCAAGTGATGGTGTATCAGTTCCATGTTTGGCAATGTTTGGAACGTTGGAGTTGCAGCCAGAAATAAGTGAGGTGATTGAATCCATGATGGAGCGGTTAAAAACTTTGAGTCGGAAGTCCAATGGTCAGTTCATAGCAGTCGACTTGAGGATTGAAATGTTGGGAGAAAATGGATGTCAAGAGGCATCTGGAAGCAAAAGTTGTTACACTGCACAAGACATAGCTTTATTTTTGAAGAAGATTGGTTTCGACAAGGATGCTACCATATACTTGACTCAACCGAGATGGGAAAACAGTCTTGATGATCTCAAGGATTTATTTCCAAAGACTTACACAAAG GAAAGCATAATGCCTGCTGATCAGAAGGCAAAGTTTTTGAATTCAAAGAGTTCAGAATATGAGAAAGTGATCGACTTCTACTTATGTAGCCAAAGCGATGTATTCGTACCAGCGATTTCCGGTCTCTTCTACTCAAATGTTGCAGGAAAGAGGATTGCTTTGGGAAAGAATCAAATACTGGTTCCAGCCACCATTAGAGAACCCACTGCCTCTGCTTCCAATTTCATCTCCTCTTACATCACAAAGAAGAATCACTTGGCATACTCGTGCTTTTGCTAG